From Hymenobacter sediminicola:
AAGCCAGCTAAACACTACAAACGAGAAGGCCCGATCCTGTTAAGAATCGGGCCTTCTCGTTTACTCGCTTCAGGAAAAGCAGCTGTCAAAGCAGCCTAACAGGACATTACTTCTTCGTAATCCGGAACTCTACGCGGCGGTTGAGTTTGCGGGTTTCTTCCTGGTCGTTGCTGGCAACGGGCTTCTTGTCACCAAAGCCTTCTGTCGTGATGCGGGTACCACTGACGCCTTTCGAAACAATGTACTTTTTCACCTCGTTCACGCGGTCCAAGCTCAGCTTGAGGTTCAGGGTTGGGTCGCCTTGGTTATCGGTGTGGCCTTCCAGCTTGATTTCTACCGTCGGATACTCTTTTAGCGTCCGAATCAGGCGCTGCAGCTCCGGGTAGGAATTCTCGCGCAGATAGTATTTGCTCTGGGCAAAGAAGATGTTGTTCAGCTTGATGGTCTGGCCCACGGCGAAGGGCACCAGAAACAAGTCCTGCGTCACTTCGGAATACTTTTGGCGGTCCGTTACATCGAGGTTGTCGGATTCGGCCAGGTAGTTAGGCGCTTCGGCGCGGTAGCCGTACTGCACGCCCGAGGGCAGCACAATAGTGTAGGAACCATCTACAGGGTTAGTTTCCGCCACCCCGATTTCTTCGCCGGTTAGCAGATTTTCATACTTGATAACGGCCTGCACTGGTTTCTTGGTAGCGGCATCCAGTACCCGGCCGCGTACCAGCGTCACCACTTCGGGCTTGAACTGGGGCGTGAGGCCGATACGGAAGATGTCCTTGGAGCCGTTCATGCCATTGCGGGCCGATACCAGATACGCATCTTCACCAGCTGCCGACACAACATAATAGGCGTCGAAATCAGGGGAGTTGACGTTGGGTCCCAGGTTGCGGGGCTTGGTCCAGTTGGTCCACGTATCGTCGAGACGCTTGGAGTAGAAAATGTCGCTCTTGCCGTAGCCGCCGTGGCCCTCCGAGGCGAAATACAGGGTCTTGTTGTCCGAGGCCAGGAAGGGAGCAAATTCCGGCTTCTTGGTATTCACCGTGGGGCCCAGGTTGCGGGGCTTACTCCAGGTTTTGCCATCGGCATTGCGGAAGCTCACGAAAATATCCTGCTCACCTTGTCCGTCTTTGCGGTCCACGGCCATCAGCAGCGCCTTGCCCGACGGCCCCAGGAAGTAGTCGACGTTTTCGGGGTCGTCGTTGTAGAAATTCTCGATGACTACCTTTTCGGGGCGGCTCCAGCCGGTTTTGGTGCGCTTGCTGGTGCTCAGGCCCTTGGGGTCGAGCGAACCGTCTTCGTTATAGACGTTAATCAGCACGGCCGTATTTCCGTCCGATGATATCGAGGCCAGACCGTTGGGGCCGGGCGTATTGATGGGGCCACCAATGTTCTTGGCGGGGTTCCAGGCTTTGTTGGCCGCATTGGCCAGCGTACTGTACCATACATCCTGCACGTCGCGGGCACCACCCGAGTTCTGGGGGCTTTCTTGGCGGGCAAAGAACAGCATACGGCCATCAGGCGAGATGACCGGGTGTGTATCAACGTATTTGGAGTTGACATTCGGCCCCAGATTCACCATGGCCGAGTCGAATTTCACCCCGTCGTTTTCGCCTTTGAATTCCTTCTTCACCATCGTTTCGGCTACGTCGGCAATGCCGATGGCGTCAATCTGGTTTACGCCGTTCACGGCCTTGGTATTCATGGTCACCAGCACGCCAATGGTGCGGTAAGTGGCCGGCGAAAACGTTACCTGTAACGACCGAAACTGCTCCGGAATAGGGCCGGGGCTGGTATTCTCGTACACTTGGTGCTTCTGGCCGCGGGTGTCCACCAGCTCAATCTTCACCACCGAGCCGGGGTTGAAGTTCTCCACTACGGTCACCTGTTTTGCTACCAGCGACTTGCCAAAGCGCACTTCAATGAATTCGTCGCTTCCTTCTTTGCGCGGAATCCAGGCCTCGTTACTGACCTGGCCCAGGGGCTGGGCATTGGGTTCCCCCAATACTTTTTCAGGCGAGAAGGCCTCTTTGCCTTCCGCTTTCTGCGACGATACGGCTACCACCTTGGCAGCCCACACGGCGTGCTGCGCCTGCACGCTCCCCGCAACTCCCACGACCAACCCCACCGACAGCAGTAATTTCTGAATACTCATAAGCTGACTGGCAAAACAACGGCTTGTGGCTCCCGCCCAAACCCGGAAAGATGGTCTCGAACTGACTGAGACGTGAGGGAGGGCCGCTAAGTTTCGGCGGCCCGCCACAAGAACCCCAAAGGTAGGGATACCAACCTCCTGCATGGGTTAAATTTTGATGAAAAACGGAAATAGCCGGCCCGTTGCGGCCGGCGCCCCGATGAAGTACCTTGCTTACCCAACAGATTGCCGACAACGCTACCTGCTGCAGACGCTGGCGCTACTGCCTGTCTTTGACTGCTTTTCATGAAGCTACCCGTACCCGCCAAAAGTTCCGCTTATGCTTCTGCTTCCCTGGGTCGCATGGGCGGCGCGCGGACTGGCGGGGCGGGGCGGGAAGTGCTGGTCTGGGTAATTTTCACCTCTCTTCTGTTACTGCTGCTGCCGCGGCCAGGCCGGGGGCAGGCACTGGTGGATGCCGGCTCGCTGCCGCTGCTGGCCCGCACCGTGCTGCCCCCGCCCGACTCTTTGCTGCTGCTTACAGTGCAGGCCCGGCGAGTGGGCGTAAGCACCTATGCCCAGCGCACAGCCCTGCTGGGCACCGTGCAACTCAGCAAACACCAGCAAGTGCGCTACCGACTTCTGAGTGAGTGGATTTATGACTCGCGCGGGGAGCCGCCGTTTGTACGCGAAGACTATGCCGCCGATGCCCTGCACACCGTAGACTTGGGCGGCGGCTGGCGCACCGGGCAGTTTATTCGCTACGAGCAGAGCCGCGCCAACGCTACCCGCACCGGCCTGTGGCTAGCCCGCTTCGGCTACGAGCAGGCCCTGCCCCGCCTGCTGCCTACGCAGGCCACCGATTCGCTGTCGGTGATGCGTCTGATTGGGTTTGGGGGCGCGGTACAGGACGCCCGCAACGGCCGCCAGGATATGGGCGTGGCGTATGGTGTGGATTTCTCGACGCTGGCATTTCTGCGCGGGGCGGCCGCGCCGCCGCTGGCCCTGCGGCTGCTGGGCACCCGCGCGCAGCTGGGCCCGCGGGTGTGGCAGCGCCTGCTGGCCGAAGGCTACTACGAGCACACCTTCGACGAATACTCCAGCGGCACGCTGCGCGGCACCTACCGCGCCCACCGCGCCGAAGACTACGTGCCCGGCAACGTGCAGCGCATTCAGAGCGACACGCTGGCCGGGCAGCTGACGTGGGCCTACCGCCTCTCCGATAAGGTGTCGTTTCGGTCGGTGAATGCGCTGGCGCTGCCGAGCCGGGCCTTTGAATACCGCCGCCTGGGGCCCGAGGCGGATACGCTGCAGGACCTGGGCTACCGGCAGCGCGAGCTGGACACCCGCCAGGAGCTGCGCCTGGGCAGTAAGAAGGTGCAGGCCGTGCTGGCCTTCGGCTACCGGGAGCGGAACCGCGCTTACACCCTCGAAAACAACCGCAGCCTCACCCCCACCCTCTACGAAGCCGCCCTGGCCCGGGAGCGAATCAAGGACATCAACGAGCGGACCACACAGTGGCAAAGCGAGCTGACCTGGCTGCCGGCCCCGCGCCACGCCCTGTCGCTTATTGGGGCAGCCCAGCTGCTACGCGTGACGGCCCCCAGCCGCGACAACCAGCAGGACCGCGACGAAGCCCAGCACCAGCTACGCATGACCTGGACCGGGCGCTGGCGCGGCAACTTCCGCACCAGCCTGGCCCTGGCCGGCGAGTACCGGCAGTTTGTGTTTATCCGGGCCGCCCTCAGCGCCGAAAACTACACCGACCGGCTGCTGCACTGGGAGCCAGGCTTTACGTGGGCGCCGGGCAGGTTCAGCATCCGGAGCACCTACCACCTGTGGGTGAGCTACCAGGTGCGCGACCGGGCCAGCGAGCAGCTGCGCAACCGCGCCAGCCGGGTGCTGGAGCAGCAGCAGAACCTCACGTACCAGTTCACGCCCCGCCTGCTGGCCACCGTAGACTATGCCCGCCGCGAAAACCGGGTGGGGCTGCTGCGCTGGCCGGCCTTCAAGGAAAGCCCCCTCGATACCACCATCACTCACGACCTGCGCGGCGGCCTGCGCTACGGCTGGACCGGCCGCCGCCGGCCCGTGGCCAGCGCCAGCAGCCTGCGCCTCGGCTACCGGTTTCTGGAGCAGCGCACCCACAGCCGCGCCGCGCTGGTGCAGGATGCCGGCCCCGCCACCCTCATCTACCTGCGCGCCCTCACCCGCCAGCAGGGCCCCGATATAGCTTACGAGCGGCGGGCCGGGGCTCTGGCCCTCTCGGCCAGCCTGTGGCTGCAGGAGCTGCGCACCCTCGCGCGCTACCGCCCCGGCACCGGCGCCTTCGTGGGCACCAGTTACACCCCCGACGACCTCGCCCGCACCACCCACGACCTCTACCCCTACTTCGAAGTGGCTCTGGCCTGGCGCCTGCGGCAGTGGTAGGTTTTGTACTGGGAATTATGCGGGTTAGAACACGCTATACTCCCGCTTATCCGATGCGCTTCGTTGCCTCTATCCTGTTGCTGCTAACCCTGCTATTGCCAGCTCGTGCGCAACGGCTGGTGCAGGAGCGGGTATATCCCAACCCCACAAATCCCAGCGCCGGCATTGGCTTCAATGACCTACGGCTCATGCCCGGCGGGGACTTAGCCGCGTCCGGCCCCGCCTCCGACCCTGCCTCCGGTTTTCGCAACCACCTGTGGCGTATCCGCGCTGCCACGCTGGATACGGTGTGGCACCGGGTAGGTGTGGGCATGTTCTCCGGCGACCAGCGCCTGCATGTGCTGGCCGACGGCTCGCTGACCTTCTGCGGCAATTACCTCCCGCCCACGTACCGTCGCGAAACCGTGGTGCAACGCTTCTCCGCGGCCGGCCAACTCCGCACCATGGTGCCTACAGTCAATCCCTTCGGCACAGACCGTATTTTTGGTGCCTCCTTATTGGCGCCCGGCAACGGCTATTTTATTGCCCTCACTTCCTTTCCGGCCACACGCCTGCGGGGCCAGTTGATTCGTACTGACAGCAGTGGCAACCTCCACTGGATTCGTAACCAAGGATGGCAGTATAATGACTACTGGATTGACATGCAGTACACCCGCTCAGGGAATCTGCTGCTAGCGGGCATCTCACAGGTACCAAACACTCCCCGCTTTGTGCTCAAGTTACTGGAAGTCAATCTACAGGGAGACTCAGTGCAGGGAAGGTTGATTGCACCATTGGGGACAAACTATAACGTGGAAATGCATCTAGTCTACAACCGGTTGCTACCCACGGCCGATGGGGGTTACCTGCTGCCGGGCCGCGTCGATACGGTGGACGCGCAGGGTCGCAGTGTGCCCATGCCTATCCTCGTTAAGGTCAATGCCCAACTGCAACCGCAGTGGACTTACGTGCACCGGGCGTTGTGGCCGCAAAGTGGGTTATATGGCAATATGGTAGCTTTACAGGACGGCTCCGTGCTTGTGCAGGCCTACTACTACAATCCGCGCACACTCTCCGACCGACTGCGCCTGCACCGCTTCAGCGCCACTGGCCAGCTCTTGAGTACAATGGAGTTGCCCAGTGTAGTGTGCCCGTCCGTTCGACCAGCCCCTATGGTGCCGGATGCCACGGGGCGTTATCTGTACATCGGAGGCTCTTGCTCTGACTATATCAGTGGCAACCGAAGCGGGGCCTACTTGGCGGTGGTAGACCTGCAAAGCCTGCCCGGTGCCGTCGTGCTCAGTGTCCCGCAGCCCGCACAGCCCACCGCCGCCGCCCCGCTCACCTTCGCACTGTTTCCCAACCCGGCCACTACCACGGCCACCGTGCGTTACCAGCTGCCGGCCGGCACCACTGCCGCCGCGCTGCACCTCACGGATGCCACCGGGCGGCTGGTGCGCCGGCTGACGCTGCGCGGCGGCAGCGGCGGGGAAGTGGCCGTGCCGCTGGCCGGGCTGGCGCCGGGCCTGTACGGGGCCACGCTGCTGGCGGCCGACGGACGGCCCCTGGCTACGCGCCGGCTGGCCGTGGCCACGGAGTAGGCGCTACCCTGGGTTTGTATTTCGGCGCGTCCGTTCACCAGTCGGTCAAGCCGTTTCTGTTGTGCGGCGGTAGCGCCAGGGGGTTTGCACATGCGGCCTCGCCTACTGGGTTGTCTGCTTCTGAAAGGTGCCAGCCTGCTCCTGGGCCCGCACGCCGCATCGGGCCGTTGCATTCCTCTGGCAGACGCTTGTAATCCCTCCGCCCCCTTCCTATCTTACCGCTACTTCCCGCCCCCGCTTCTCCTACCACCGCCTATTGCCCCTGCCACACTGCCCCGGCCTCTATTGGTCCGGCCGTGGCATGGGCTTTTCTGTTTTTCAGGCTTTCCTCTCCACGATGCGCAAGCTGCTGCTTTACTCCGCAATTCTGCTGCTCACCCAGTGCTCCAAATGCAAAGACAACGACCCCAACCCGCTGGAACAGCTGCCCCCAGCCACCCAGACTGGGGCCAACACCTTCGGCTGCCTGGTCAACGGCCAAGCTTGGACGCCGAAAGGCTATACTGGTAGTTCCAACAACAGCGTCTCCTATGACCCTGGCTATCGATTCGGCACACTTAACATCAGCGCCTACCGCTATCAGTCGAAAGAAGCCAGTTCCCG
This genomic window contains:
- a CDS encoding DUF6252 family protein; translation: MGFSVFQAFLSTMRKLLLYSAILLLTQCSKCKDNDPNPLEQLPPATQTGANTFGCLVNGQAWTPKGYTGSSNNSVSYDPGYRFGTLNISAYRYQSKEASSREDITLFSDSLKTAGIYPLTRPGRQEGLFSGQTGQCDFYARDTHYRRGKLTITRLDIPGRVISGTFEFTLAKPGCDTIRVTKGRFDYKL
- a CDS encoding T9SS type A sorting domain-containing protein, whose product is MRFVASILLLLTLLLPARAQRLVQERVYPNPTNPSAGIGFNDLRLMPGGDLAASGPASDPASGFRNHLWRIRAATLDTVWHRVGVGMFSGDQRLHVLADGSLTFCGNYLPPTYRRETVVQRFSAAGQLRTMVPTVNPFGTDRIFGASLLAPGNGYFIALTSFPATRLRGQLIRTDSSGNLHWIRNQGWQYNDYWIDMQYTRSGNLLLAGISQVPNTPRFVLKLLEVNLQGDSVQGRLIAPLGTNYNVEMHLVYNRLLPTADGGYLLPGRVDTVDAQGRSVPMPILVKVNAQLQPQWTYVHRALWPQSGLYGNMVALQDGSVLVQAYYYNPRTLSDRLRLHRFSATGQLLSTMELPSVVCPSVRPAPMVPDATGRYLYIGGSCSDYISGNRSGAYLAVVDLQSLPGAVVLSVPQPAQPTAAAPLTFALFPNPATTTATVRYQLPAGTTAAALHLTDATGRLVRRLTLRGGSGGEVAVPLAGLAPGLYGATLLAADGRPLATRRLAVATE
- a CDS encoding OmpA family protein — protein: MSIQKLLLSVGLVVGVAGSVQAQHAVWAAKVVAVSSQKAEGKEAFSPEKVLGEPNAQPLGQVSNEAWIPRKEGSDEFIEVRFGKSLVAKQVTVVENFNPGSVVKIELVDTRGQKHQVYENTSPGPIPEQFRSLQVTFSPATYRTIGVLVTMNTKAVNGVNQIDAIGIADVAETMVKKEFKGENDGVKFDSAMVNLGPNVNSKYVDTHPVISPDGRMLFFARQESPQNSGGARDVQDVWYSTLANAANKAWNPAKNIGGPINTPGPNGLASISSDGNTAVLINVYNEDGSLDPKGLSTSKRTKTGWSRPEKVVIENFYNDDPENVDYFLGPSGKALLMAVDRKDGQGEQDIFVSFRNADGKTWSKPRNLGPTVNTKKPEFAPFLASDNKTLYFASEGHGGYGKSDIFYSKRLDDTWTNWTKPRNLGPNVNSPDFDAYYVVSAAGEDAYLVSARNGMNGSKDIFRIGLTPQFKPEVVTLVRGRVLDAATKKPVQAVIKYENLLTGEEIGVAETNPVDGSYTIVLPSGVQYGYRAEAPNYLAESDNLDVTDRQKYSEVTQDLFLVPFAVGQTIKLNNIFFAQSKYYLRENSYPELQRLIRTLKEYPTVEIKLEGHTDNQGDPTLNLKLSLDRVNEVKKYIVSKGVSGTRITTEGFGDKKPVASNDQEETRKLNRRVEFRITKK